In one Nostoc sp. KVJ3 genomic region, the following are encoded:
- a CDS encoding DMT family transporter, with amino-acid sequence MSDKHNMKLDDCNQPTQNALHIRGIIAIAIVSLIWATTFPLTKDAVTSFSPAVLTASRFTLAAAIFTPYLRSLNAQILRDGTVLGLLLFACFASQAIGLETANANRGGFIFSLNVIIVPLLGALFGQPLFLKTILAAGVALIGIGIMCWENGSLGIGDLLLFGETFIYGVYMLVLQKTAQRHSTLSLTAIQLGIVAVLSAIWAVPEMVGQFQTLSNNYGIILYLGLVGTAGTIWLETIGQQWISASEAALLCTLDPVLTSVFSFWLLGEKFGVRGLIGTALVLIALILSQIKFQYIDRKLIFGTEDV; translated from the coding sequence ATGAGCGATAAACATAACATGAAACTAGATGACTGCAATCAACCAACGCAAAACGCCCTCCACATTCGGGGCATAATTGCGATCGCGATCGTCAGTCTCATCTGGGCGACAACTTTTCCCCTGACGAAAGATGCAGTCACTAGCTTTTCGCCAGCCGTACTCACCGCCAGCCGTTTCACCCTTGCAGCAGCGATATTTACCCCGTACTTACGCTCCTTAAATGCGCAGATATTAAGGGATGGGACAGTTTTAGGACTTTTACTTTTTGCCTGTTTTGCTAGCCAAGCGATCGGGCTAGAAACTGCCAATGCCAACCGGGGAGGATTCATTTTTAGCCTCAATGTAATCATCGTCCCCCTATTGGGAGCATTATTCGGTCAGCCCTTGTTTCTGAAAACTATCCTCGCCGCCGGAGTTGCCTTGATAGGCATCGGTATTATGTGCTGGGAAAATGGCTCTCTCGGCATAGGTGACTTGTTGTTGTTTGGTGAAACCTTTATTTACGGGGTCTATATGCTGGTACTTCAGAAAACAGCACAACGCCACTCAACTCTATCCCTCACAGCCATTCAACTGGGCATTGTTGCAGTCTTAAGCGCTATCTGGGCAGTACCAGAGATGGTTGGACAATTTCAGACTCTGAGCAATAACTACGGTATCATCCTCTACCTCGGTCTAGTAGGTACTGCTGGTACTATCTGGTTAGAAACCATAGGTCAGCAATGGATTTCCGCTTCCGAAGCAGCACTATTGTGTACCCTCGACCCGGTACTCACATCTGTTTTTTCCTTTTGGCTACTCGGAGAGAAGTTTGGAGTCCGCGGTTTAATTGGTACAGCTTTGGTACTAATTGCATTAATTTTGAGTCAAATTAAATTTCAATATATAGATCGAAAATTAATATTTGGCACAGAAGATGTTTAA
- a CDS encoding LysR family transcriptional regulator: MLKFSIEFRPPIPRAKSLIIGTLGPSDTSSDYASSYIIKQLESEELTGTTQLFDSFPEVKEALLQDKVDLALVPHAYQMINEFYMEPGFDLGFIFIYPTPVYGLAKKKNTEVTFKGARLVTHPAPLPLLSRLLPDSQDQSEMQIDLSLSTSDAAIQVQQGLAALAITNENAVNAYDLEFISTYGKIPMSWSIFYKKLAQSHV; this comes from the coding sequence ATGCTGAAATTTTCGATTGAATTCCGACCTCCTATTCCTCGTGCTAAAAGTTTGATTATCGGCACACTAGGGCCTAGTGATACTAGTAGTGACTATGCTTCTAGCTATATAATCAAACAATTAGAATCAGAAGAATTGACTGGAACAACTCAGTTATTTGATAGCTTTCCCGAAGTCAAAGAAGCTTTGCTGCAAGACAAGGTGGATCTGGCTTTAGTGCCTCATGCTTACCAAATGATTAATGAGTTTTATATGGAGCCAGGTTTTGATTTAGGCTTCATTTTTATTTATCCTACTCCAGTGTATGGGTTGGCTAAAAAGAAAAATACAGAGGTAACTTTTAAAGGCGCTAGACTTGTAACTCATCCTGCACCTTTACCTTTGTTATCAAGACTATTACCAGACTCTCAAGACCAATCAGAAATGCAGATAGATTTGTCTCTTTCTACTAGCGATGCGGCAATTCAAGTACAGCAGGGTTTAGCGGCTCTAGCTATTACTAATGAAAACGCCGTTAATGCTTATGATTTAGAGTTTATTTCCACTTATGGAAAAATTCCTATGAGTTGGTCAATTTTTTATAAGAAATTAGCACAAAGTCATGTCTAA
- a CDS encoding cupin domain-containing protein — translation MSKFFPPPTTTKIHSDVELIAYECQDTLVQLVYLPPGANFPLHEHLESQMGMIISGRLEMNVNGTKEIIEPLQQAYIANAYVPHGSVNIFSETAIVFDVKRIVNTLPSAKPDEVFLKVSPRKDEITGFSCRSVVASWFEIAITEIPPGGIIPIQQSAREEMGIILNGKLIMTVENEQQPLAYGSIYYVPTDVIYGGYNSSDETVSLVKILIPLNSDLSYQNTALNERTVRSLTTS, via the coding sequence ATGTCTAAATTTTTTCCCCCTCCCACAACTACAAAAATTCATTCAGATGTAGAGTTAATAGCTTATGAATGTCAAGATACCCTTGTGCAGTTAGTGTATCTTCCCCCTGGAGCTAATTTTCCACTCCATGAACATCTCGAAAGTCAGATGGGGATGATAATTTCTGGTCGTTTAGAAATGAACGTCAACGGAACTAAAGAAATTATCGAACCGTTGCAACAAGCTTATATTGCTAACGCTTACGTTCCTCACGGTTCTGTCAATATTTTTTCCGAGACAGCAATAGTATTTGATGTCAAACGGATCGTCAATACTTTACCATCAGCAAAGCCTGATGAGGTGTTTCTCAAAGTATCGCCGAGAAAAGATGAAATTACTGGTTTTTCATGCCGTTCGGTTGTCGCTTCTTGGTTTGAGATTGCAATTACTGAAATTCCGCCAGGTGGCATCATTCCTATACAACAATCTGCTAGGGAAGAAATGGGAATTATCCTTAATGGTAAGTTGATAATGACTGTGGAAAATGAACAGCAACCATTAGCTTATGGTAGTATTTATTACGTTCCGACTGATGTCATATATGGGGGATATAATTCGTCTGATGAAACAGTATCTCTAGTAAAGATATTAATTCCCCTTAACTCTGATTTATCTTACCAAAATACTGCTCTTAATGAAAGAACTGTGCGATCGCTAACTACTTCGTAA
- a CDS encoding SDR family oxidoreductase produces the protein MDLGLTQKVALVTGASAGIGYSVAQKLAAEGCQLIICGRNSERLEQAYQGLLSSNVKVIPICADVQKASDSQKLVQEAIKQFGKIDILVNNSEGAKFSNEAVENLSDEDWSTVFEGKLMGYIRMTNLVLPTMKNQRWGRVINIVGTSGKEPSSRLVKSGVGNAALINFTKTVATQVAKWNVLVTCINPGLIDTPRHREYLEVFAQEEGRTVDSIIEGTNKMIPLGRRGFSGEVANLVAFLASECASYITGVTIPVDGGLSTSAF, from the coding sequence ATGGATTTAGGATTAACACAGAAAGTAGCTTTAGTGACAGGAGCAAGTGCTGGCATTGGTTATAGCGTTGCCCAAAAGCTGGCAGCAGAAGGTTGTCAGTTAATAATTTGTGGGAGAAATTCTGAGCGATTAGAACAAGCGTATCAAGGTTTGCTTAGTTCTAATGTAAAAGTTATCCCGATTTGTGCTGATGTTCAAAAGGCAAGTGATTCTCAAAAATTAGTCCAAGAAGCTATCAAACAGTTTGGAAAAATTGATATCTTGGTCAATAATTCTGAGGGGGCAAAATTTTCTAATGAAGCAGTAGAAAATCTATCTGATGAAGATTGGTCAACTGTCTTTGAAGGTAAGTTAATGGGCTATATTCGCATGACGAATTTGGTGCTACCGACGATGAAAAATCAGCGATGGGGGCGGGTTATCAATATTGTTGGCACATCAGGAAAAGAACCTTCTAGTCGTCTTGTGAAATCGGGAGTGGGGAATGCTGCATTAATCAACTTTACTAAAACTGTTGCGACGCAAGTTGCTAAGTGGAATGTTTTAGTTACCTGTATAAATCCTGGTTTGATTGATACTCCAAGGCATAGAGAATATTTAGAAGTATTTGCCCAAGAGGAAGGTCGAACAGTTGATTCAATTATAGAAGGAACCAATAAGATGATTCCTCTTGGTCGTCGCGGTTTTTCTGGTGAGGTTGCTAATTTGGTTGCTTTTCTAGCGTCAGAATGTGCTAGTTATATTACGGGTGTGACTATTCCTGTAGATGGCGGATTATCAACCTCTGCTTTTTAA